A region from the Pirellulaceae bacterium genome encodes:
- a CDS encoding helix-turn-helix domain-containing protein, with the protein MSCLTEHLRDRLLASGNISRVAKTTGIPQQVLQRFASGKQANLRLDTAEKLMKELGIRWSDPRGIKLIETVLADTLNVLNSL; encoded by the coding sequence ATGAGTTGCTTGACGGAACATTTGAGAGACCGATTGTTGGCTAGCGGTAACATCAGTCGTGTTGCAAAAACAACAGGGATTCCCCAGCAGGTGCTGCAACGATTCGCATCGGGAAAGCAAGCGAATCTGCGACTTGATACTGCCGAAAAGCTGATGAAGGAACTCGGCATCCGGTGGTCGGACCCGCGTGGCATCAAGTTAATTGAAACGGTGCTTGCGGACACACTGAATGTGCTCAATTCGTTGTAG
- a CDS encoding arsenate reductase ArsC → MKSVLILCTGNSCRSQMAEGLWNHLGKDAWQAFSAGSDPAGYVHESAIGAMHEQGLDIASNRSKNVNEFLEQPIDLVVTVCDNAKDSCPTLPGATTVLHWPFEDPAHATGSDEEKMEMFRRVRDQISDRIASYLNEVDAS, encoded by the coding sequence GTGAAGAGTGTCTTGATTCTTTGTACTGGCAATTCCTGCCGCTCACAAATGGCCGAAGGTCTTTGGAATCACCTGGGTAAAGACGCATGGCAGGCATTCTCCGCAGGATCAGATCCCGCCGGATATGTCCACGAATCGGCCATCGGGGCGATGCACGAACAGGGGCTCGATATCGCTTCCAATCGCAGCAAAAATGTGAACGAATTCCTTGAGCAACCAATCGATCTGGTTGTTACCGTCTGTGATAATGCAAAAGATTCGTGCCCAACCTTGCCGGGGGCAACCACCGTATTGCATTGGCCATTCGAAGATCCGGCACACGCGACCGGATCGGATGAAGAAAAAATGGAGATGTTTCGTCGGGTGCGCGATCAGATTTCAGATCGTATTGCTTCCTACCTGAACGAAGTCGATGCGAGCTAA
- a CDS encoding DUF1501 domain-containing protein, with the protein MLSIPIGRKARLCDGISRRDLLRVGSLALGGLTLPQVLQAESQAGIRNSNKAVIMIYLVGAPPHQDMYDLKPLAPVEFRGECRPIPTNVPGIEICELMPRMAQIMDKCVPLRSVHGSPNGAHDSYICYTGRAKQNEPQGGWPSMGSIISKLRESQGETVPPFVGLAPDAGHPPYGSPGLPGFLGVGHAAFRPTGPASQDMRLATNSVDRLDNRRNLLQSFDRFREQIDQNRLYEGLDAITEQALGILTSSRLAEALDLSKEETRVRERYGKGSTKPVADGAPRNLEHFLLARRLVEAGARVVTLNFGRWDFHSHNYRGLKETHLPLFDQGLSALIEDLHERGMADDVSVIAWGEFGRTPRINKDAGRDHWPRVGGGLLAGGGLKTGQVIGATDRIAGEIADRPVHFGEVHATLYHQMGIRANQTTVPDLSGRPRYLVDGYEPLPELI; encoded by the coding sequence ATGTTGTCGATTCCCATAGGTCGAAAGGCTCGCCTATGTGACGGAATTTCGCGTCGCGATCTACTTCGCGTCGGGAGCTTGGCGCTTGGTGGCTTAACGCTACCCCAAGTCCTGCAAGCCGAATCCCAAGCAGGAATTCGCAACTCGAACAAAGCGGTCATCATGATTTACCTGGTAGGTGCGCCACCTCACCAGGACATGTATGACTTGAAACCACTGGCGCCCGTCGAATTCCGGGGCGAATGTCGGCCTATCCCCACCAATGTTCCAGGAATTGAGATCTGCGAGCTGATGCCTCGCATGGCTCAGATCATGGACAAGTGCGTCCCTCTGCGATCGGTACACGGATCACCCAATGGAGCCCATGATTCGTACATTTGCTACACAGGTCGAGCCAAACAAAATGAGCCTCAAGGCGGCTGGCCATCCATGGGTTCGATCATTTCGAAGCTACGAGAATCGCAAGGCGAAACCGTCCCACCGTTTGTCGGCTTGGCACCCGATGCAGGACATCCACCCTATGGTTCGCCGGGGCTACCAGGTTTCTTGGGCGTGGGCCATGCGGCATTTCGACCGACAGGTCCGGCAAGTCAAGACATGCGATTAGCGACGAACTCAGTTGACCGTTTGGACAATCGTCGCAATCTGTTGCAAAGTTTTGATCGATTTCGCGAACAAATTGATCAAAATCGACTCTACGAAGGACTGGATGCGATTACGGAACAGGCACTGGGAATCCTCACTTCCAGCCGACTTGCGGAGGCCTTAGACCTTTCGAAGGAAGAGACGAGGGTCCGCGAACGCTATGGCAAAGGCAGTACAAAGCCTGTCGCCGATGGGGCTCCACGCAATCTCGAACATTTCTTGCTGGCAAGACGTTTGGTGGAAGCCGGCGCACGTGTTGTCACCTTGAATTTCGGACGTTGGGATTTTCATTCGCATAATTATCGTGGCCTCAAAGAGACTCATCTGCCCTTGTTTGATCAGGGACTTTCCGCCTTGATTGAAGATCTTCATGAACGAGGCATGGCCGATGACGTCTCGGTGATTGCATGGGGTGAGTTTGGCCGCACGCCTAGGATTAACAAGGACGCGGGTCGAGACCATTGGCCACGCGTCGGGGGCGGACTTCTCGCCGGCGGTGGATTAAAAACTGGCCAAGTGATCGGTGCGACAGACCGCATCGCGGGAGAAATCGCCGATCGGCCCGTCCACTTCGGAGAGGTGCACGCCACGCTCTACCATCAAATGGGAATCCGGGCAAATCAAACGACCGTACCCGATCTTAGCGGGCGACCAAGATATCTTGTCGACGGGTATGAGCCTTTGCCAGAACTGATCTGA
- the eat gene encoding ethanolamine permease, which produces MNRKDSGVARYENVDEKYLEDRQLQKRAGWKLLWALGVGAVISGDYFGWNFGLAAGGFWGMTIATLLMAVMYVCMVFSIAELSAALPYAGGFYSFVRNALGPTAGFVCGVTDTIEYVITPAVIVVGIGGYLNTLVFGVGEAPRWMPFVWWFIAYAFFVAVNIRGVELTLKVGLVITALAAAVLIVFYVAAIFSGAFQWELLFNIPAEEGQSATWLPFGWKGVFAALPFAMWFYLAIEQLPLAAEETHDVVNDMPKALIWGIVTLLGFSLFTLVLNTGVGGGAAAMGASAAPLADGFVAVMGTGVTSSLLTLIALTGLIASFHTIVYAYGRVLFSLSRAGYFPRWISLVNRWQSPQTALILGAVIGLACATLIHLFEERTVGAALLNMAVFGAVISYALVMLSYIVLRIKRPDLPRPYRSPLGIPGALLGGLLSLVALGACFSVKEYIPGVIGTVVFLLACLVFYFFYSRRRLVAQAPEEQIALSGESTPDSE; this is translated from the coding sequence ATGAATCGCAAGGACAGCGGCGTTGCTCGCTACGAAAACGTCGATGAAAAATATCTCGAAGATCGGCAACTTCAAAAACGTGCGGGCTGGAAACTTTTGTGGGCACTCGGGGTCGGCGCGGTCATCTCTGGGGACTATTTTGGCTGGAACTTTGGTCTCGCAGCCGGCGGTTTTTGGGGGATGACCATCGCGACCTTGTTGATGGCGGTAATGTACGTCTGCATGGTATTCAGCATTGCCGAATTGTCCGCAGCGTTGCCCTATGCAGGGGGTTTTTACTCCTTTGTTCGCAACGCACTGGGGCCGACCGCCGGATTTGTTTGTGGAGTGACGGATACCATCGAGTATGTGATTACACCTGCTGTGATCGTTGTGGGTATCGGTGGCTATCTCAATACGCTTGTTTTCGGAGTGGGAGAGGCGCCTCGCTGGATGCCTTTTGTCTGGTGGTTCATCGCCTACGCATTTTTCGTGGCTGTGAATATTCGCGGCGTCGAACTGACCCTCAAGGTTGGATTGGTCATTACAGCGTTGGCCGCCGCGGTCCTGATCGTGTTCTATGTGGCTGCAATTTTTAGCGGCGCCTTTCAATGGGAATTACTCTTTAATATTCCGGCCGAAGAAGGTCAGTCTGCAACTTGGCTGCCATTTGGCTGGAAAGGTGTATTCGCCGCCCTGCCGTTTGCAATGTGGTTTTATCTGGCGATCGAACAATTACCTCTTGCGGCGGAAGAAACCCACGATGTTGTCAACGATATGCCGAAGGCATTGATCTGGGGGATCGTTACACTGCTCGGGTTCTCATTATTTACCCTTGTCCTGAATACGGGTGTCGGCGGAGGAGCGGCTGCGATGGGGGCATCCGCTGCACCGTTGGCGGATGGTTTTGTTGCCGTGATGGGAACGGGTGTGACGAGTTCTCTGTTGACGTTGATTGCCCTGACGGGCTTGATCGCCAGTTTTCACACGATCGTATATGCCTATGGACGAGTCTTGTTTTCGCTTTCGCGAGCCGGTTATTTCCCTCGCTGGATTTCCTTGGTGAATCGTTGGCAATCACCGCAAACTGCATTGATCTTGGGCGCGGTCATCGGACTTGCCTGTGCCACTTTAATTCACCTGTTCGAAGAACGGACCGTGGGGGCGGCTCTGCTTAATATGGCTGTCTTTGGTGCGGTCATTTCCTACGCCCTCGTGATGCTCAGCTATATCGTGTTGAGGATTAAACGTCCGGATCTTCCTCGTCCTTATCGCAGTCCGCTTGGCATTCCCGGGGCCCTTCTAGGTGGGCTGCTTTCGCTGGTCGCGTTGGGCGCCTGCTTCTCCGTCAAAGAGTATATTCCGGGCGTGATCGGAACGGTCGTTTTTCTATTGGCCTGCTTGGTTTTCTATTTTTTCTACAGCCGGAGACGCTTGGTCGCTCAAGCCCCCGAAGAACAAATAGCCTTGTCAGGTGAATCGACGCCAGATTCGGAATAA
- a CDS encoding DUF1080 domain-containing protein: MRILSGRVVIYLAFITLCSSASAEDWIPMFNGKTLEGWTQKNGTATYVVKDGTIVGSTSEGSPNSFLCSVNEYGDFELEFEVKVDNQLNSGVQIRSQTKDEPGKNTIYQTGRVNGPQVEIEASGNNGAEAGYVYGEATGRGWLTPPDRLKPHKHFVDGEWNKYRIVAKGPRIQTYINGQMIEDITDDAIYKTHPTGFIGLQVHGIGRNSGPFQVAWRNLRIKD, from the coding sequence ATGAGAATTTTGTCAGGTCGAGTCGTTATTTACTTGGCATTCATCACCCTCTGCTCATCGGCATCGGCAGAGGATTGGATACCGATGTTCAATGGAAAGACACTGGAAGGTTGGACCCAAAAGAACGGAACTGCGACCTACGTCGTCAAGGACGGGACGATTGTTGGCAGCACCAGCGAGGGCAGCCCGAACTCGTTCCTCTGCAGCGTGAATGAATATGGCGACTTTGAGCTCGAGTTCGAAGTGAAGGTTGATAACCAATTGAATTCGGGCGTTCAAATCCGATCTCAGACGAAAGACGAACCCGGTAAGAATACAATTTATCAAACAGGCCGTGTGAACGGCCCCCAGGTAGAAATCGAAGCGAGTGGAAACAACGGCGCTGAAGCCGGCTATGTTTATGGAGAGGCGACTGGACGCGGCTGGCTGACACCTCCCGATCGCCTGAAACCTCACAAGCATTTCGTAGATGGCGAATGGAACAAATATCGGATCGTTGCTAAGGGGCCACGAATTCAAACCTACATTAACGGTCAAATGATCGAAGACATCACCGACGATGCGATTTACAAAACTCACCCCACAGGATTCATCGGCCTACAAGTACACGGCATTGGCAGGAACAGCGGCCCGTTTCAGGTCGCCTGGCGAAACCTAAGAATCAAGGACTAA
- a CDS encoding glucose 1-dehydrogenase — translation MRLQNKVALITGAASGIGRESALLFAAEGAAVVLADVAEDAGEQTAAEICESGGRAIFVRADISLESDSEQMIQVAEREFGQLNVLFNNAGIMHSDDGNAESTSNDVWELTMSINLKGVFLGCKYGIPALRRAGGGSVINTASFVAIMGAATPQIAYTASKGGVLAMTRELAIVHAKENIRVNSLCPGPLHTELLMKFLDTDEKKQRRLVHIPSGRFGQAKEMANAALFLATDESSYITGTDFKVDGGITAAYVTPE, via the coding sequence ATGCGATTGCAAAACAAAGTCGCCTTAATCACCGGGGCTGCCAGCGGTATTGGTCGTGAGTCCGCATTGCTCTTCGCCGCAGAAGGTGCCGCGGTGGTACTCGCTGATGTGGCAGAAGATGCCGGAGAACAAACAGCAGCAGAGATTTGTGAATCGGGTGGTCGGGCCATTTTCGTCCGCGCGGATATCTCACTGGAATCGGATAGCGAGCAAATGATTCAAGTTGCGGAACGAGAGTTCGGTCAGTTGAACGTGTTATTTAATAACGCCGGAATCATGCACAGCGACGATGGCAACGCCGAATCGACTTCGAATGATGTTTGGGAGTTGACGATGTCGATTAACTTGAAAGGCGTATTTCTCGGCTGCAAATATGGCATCCCAGCCTTGCGTCGTGCCGGTGGTGGATCGGTGATCAATACGGCCTCGTTCGTTGCGATCATGGGAGCTGCGACGCCGCAAATCGCTTACACTGCGTCAAAAGGCGGGGTGCTGGCGATGACACGCGAATTGGCCATCGTGCACGCGAAAGAGAATATCCGCGTCAATTCGCTCTGCCCGGGACCTTTGCACACGGAATTATTGATGAAGTTTTTAGACACCGACGAAAAGAAACAACGACGCCTTGTCCACATTCCTTCCGGAAGATTCGGTCAAGCCAAGGAAATGGCGAATGCGGCCCTGTTCTTGGCGACGGACGAATCATCGTACATCACCGGTACTGATTTTAAGGTCGATGGTGGAATTACCGCCGCTTACGTGACACCCGAATAG
- a CDS encoding gamma-glutamyl-gamma-aminobutyrate hydrolase family protein: protein MNLPNRPLIGITTYAKNEQDEVTLPVDYVDAVRRAGGVPLLIAPGESHVSELLACIDGLILAGGGDIAPACYGGQEHPEVYMVDHDRDRTELQLAQMVIENQLPTLAICRGLQIVNVALGGTLHAHLPEIYGEGLAHRAPPRKPTPHPVQIEADSSLARVLETTQVQTMSWHHQAINQLGSTLRVTAAAPDGVVEAVELNRHRWLIGVQWHPELTAVNDVSQQNLFDEVVRQSKVARSTLDKHQ from the coding sequence ATGAACCTGCCCAATCGGCCATTAATTGGCATCACTACTTACGCCAAGAATGAGCAGGATGAGGTGACTCTGCCCGTCGACTACGTGGATGCAGTGCGACGAGCTGGCGGTGTACCGTTATTAATCGCGCCCGGCGAATCCCATGTGTCAGAGTTGTTGGCCTGCATCGATGGGTTGATCTTGGCAGGGGGGGGCGACATTGCACCGGCTTGTTACGGTGGGCAGGAGCACCCTGAAGTTTATATGGTCGATCATGATCGTGATCGCACCGAGTTGCAACTGGCCCAAATGGTGATTGAAAATCAGCTGCCGACGTTGGCTATTTGCCGGGGTTTGCAGATCGTCAACGTGGCCCTGGGAGGCACGTTGCACGCTCATTTACCAGAAATTTACGGCGAAGGGCTGGCTCATCGTGCCCCGCCTCGGAAGCCAACACCTCATCCGGTTCAAATCGAGGCGGATTCGAGTTTAGCTCGCGTTCTGGAAACGACGCAGGTGCAGACCATGTCGTGGCATCACCAGGCAATTAATCAGCTGGGCTCGACGTTGCGGGTGACGGCGGCCGCGCCGGATGGCGTTGTCGAAGCGGTCGAATTAAATCGTCATCGCTGGTTAATCGGGGTCCAATGGCATCCTGAGTTGACGGCAGTCAATGATGTATCGCAGCAAAACTTGTTCGATGAAGTGGTTCGCCAATCCAAGGTTGCTCGATCGACTTTGGACAAACACCAATGA
- the rpiB gene encoding ribose 5-phosphate isomerase B, translating to MIIAIASDHAGFEYKERIKKYLVGKGHEIRDLGTDSTESVDYPDFIRPAAIAVSEGQCDRGIVLGGSGNGEAISANRIHGIRCALCWSVETAKLARRHNNANMISIGARLTEWSTVEQILDAWLTTDFEGGRHIRRIEKIDS from the coding sequence ATGATAATAGCCATTGCGTCTGATCATGCGGGGTTTGAATACAAGGAGCGGATCAAAAAGTATTTGGTTGGCAAGGGGCATGAAATACGAGACTTGGGCACCGACTCTACGGAGTCGGTAGACTATCCCGACTTCATTCGCCCGGCAGCGATCGCTGTCTCGGAGGGGCAATGCGATCGGGGTATCGTCTTGGGCGGATCGGGAAACGGCGAAGCGATTTCGGCAAATCGAATCCATGGGATTCGCTGCGCACTTTGTTGGTCGGTTGAAACGGCCAAGTTAGCTCGACGACATAACAACGCGAATATGATCTCCATTGGTGCGAGATTGACGGAGTGGTCGACGGTGGAACAAATCTTGGACGCGTGGTTGACGACGGATTTCGAAGGTGGCCGCCATATTCGCCGAATCGAGAAGATTGATTCTTGA
- a CDS encoding ATP-binding cassette domain-containing protein, with product MSLVSINDVQIGFRGPPLLDGVNCRIQPGQRIGLLGRNGAGKTTLMRMLCGDVQPDHGGIVLAADTRVSLLAQDVPRSVEGTIKEIVSQGIDSDDVDDAWEQQHQVEQILSRMSLDADTKFAQLSSGMKRRVLLAKSLVRKPDLLLLDEPTNHLDIASIDWLEQFLVRWPTTLMFVTHDRMFLRHLATRILEIDRGQLFDWSCDYDTFLQRKEAALAAEEKQNELFDKKLAQEEVWIRQGIKARRTRNEGRVRALEKMRLERKERRGHAGVSQIQIQEGQRSGALVAAVEKISFQYDDRPIVSNFSTMIMRGDQIGIIGTNGAGKTTLLKLLLGRLEPQTGSVRLGTNLQIAYFDQLREQLNEEQTVQDNVGDGYQNVQINGRSKHIIGYLQDFLFSPERARTLVKFLSGGERNRVMLAKLFAKPANVIVLDEPTNDLDSETLELLEQRLVEFQGTVLLVSHDRMFLNNVVTSTIAITDNAVKEFVGGYDDWLRQTQNQSSLADADNTESAKPKKERKAKPKSKPKKLNYKETQELAKLPALIEQHELTIAELHQLMADPAFYQQTGDLIAQSQNKLKAAETELAKAFERWEYLEQISNES from the coding sequence ATGTCGCTCGTTAGCATCAATGACGTTCAGATCGGATTCCGCGGTCCACCGCTCCTTGACGGTGTCAACTGTCGCATTCAACCGGGACAACGGATCGGTTTATTGGGTCGCAATGGGGCCGGCAAAACGACCCTCATGCGAATGCTCTGCGGTGATGTCCAACCGGATCACGGCGGGATTGTTCTAGCTGCCGATACACGAGTATCCCTGCTGGCGCAGGATGTGCCGCGAAGTGTCGAAGGCACCATCAAAGAAATCGTTTCTCAAGGCATCGACAGCGACGATGTTGATGACGCCTGGGAACAGCAACATCAAGTTGAACAAATCTTGTCCCGTATGTCGCTCGATGCAGATACAAAATTCGCTCAACTGTCATCAGGCATGAAACGGCGGGTTTTGTTGGCAAAGTCACTTGTGCGAAAGCCTGACCTGCTGCTTCTCGATGAACCCACGAATCACTTGGACATTGCATCCATTGATTGGCTCGAACAATTTCTAGTTCGCTGGCCCACGACTTTAATGTTTGTCACCCATGATCGCATGTTTTTGCGACACTTAGCAACTCGCATTCTCGAGATTGATCGTGGACAGTTATTTGACTGGTCCTGTGATTACGACACTTTTCTCCAACGCAAAGAGGCAGCGTTGGCGGCGGAAGAGAAACAAAACGAGCTGTTTGACAAGAAACTGGCGCAGGAAGAAGTCTGGATTCGGCAGGGTATCAAGGCACGCCGTACCCGAAATGAAGGTCGCGTGCGAGCGCTAGAAAAAATGCGACTCGAACGCAAAGAACGCCGCGGCCATGCTGGCGTTAGTCAAATCCAAATTCAAGAAGGTCAGCGAAGTGGAGCACTCGTCGCTGCTGTCGAAAAAATCAGCTTTCAGTACGATGACCGGCCCATCGTAAGCAACTTTTCTACGATGATCATGCGCGGAGACCAGATTGGCATCATCGGAACCAACGGCGCAGGAAAAACTACCCTATTGAAACTACTGCTCGGTCGATTGGAACCGCAGACCGGATCCGTTCGCCTCGGTACCAATTTGCAAATCGCTTACTTCGATCAGTTGCGAGAACAGCTCAATGAAGAGCAAACGGTTCAAGACAACGTGGGCGATGGCTACCAAAATGTGCAAATCAACGGGCGATCCAAACACATCATTGGTTATCTCCAGGATTTTCTCTTCTCGCCCGAACGTGCTCGAACTCTCGTCAAGTTTCTCTCCGGCGGTGAACGCAATCGAGTGATGCTGGCAAAATTATTTGCCAAGCCCGCTAATGTGATCGTGCTTGATGAACCGACAAATGATCTCGATTCAGAAACTCTTGAACTGTTGGAACAGCGATTAGTCGAGTTCCAGGGAACTGTGCTTTTGGTTAGCCACGATCGGATGTTCTTGAACAACGTCGTCACCAGCACGATTGCAATCACCGACAATGCCGTGAAAGAGTTCGTCGGGGGATATGATGATTGGCTGAGACAAACACAAAACCAATCAAGCTTGGCCGACGCCGACAACACAGAATCCGCCAAGCCCAAGAAGGAACGCAAAGCAAAACCGAAAAGCAAACCGAAAAAATTGAACTACAAGGAAACACAGGAACTCGCCAAACTCCCAGCATTGATTGAACAACATGAGCTGACCATCGCCGAACTCCATCAACTCATGGCCGATCCCGCTTTCTATCAGCAAACGGGCGATCTGATCGCCCAATCTCAAAATAAGTTGAAAGCAGCCGAAACAGAACTCGCCAAAGCATTCGAACGCTGGGAGTATCTGGAACAGATCTCGAACGAGTCCTAA
- a CDS encoding arylsulfatase, with translation MIRGRSLVRRSHVFYWAAVFVLSATPVPSSPAAEKPSRPNILLIMLDDLGFSDLGCYGAPIIKTPTIDSLAKQGLRFSQFYNTSKCHSSRICLLTGKYPFQAGNHAMNKAVTIAEVLGPAGYFTAMSGKWHLKGEPTERGFDRYFGHLSGATNFFTGDNSFRLNGMPWSDFSEDFYTTDVVTDFALKFVDESLALDKPFLMYVAYNAPHYPLQAPEADVRKYRHQFLGGWDRLRNRRHQKMKDEGLIPAELQLSPRPDYIPAWNQLSEEAKNWEDFRMATYAAMVDRVDLNLNRLIKQLRDKGVWENTLLMLCSDNGACPFERTRGREKKPWDPASYWTYDVGWAHVGNTPFRWYKQNQHEGGISSPLIVHWPEGLKTDPGTVTHQPGHLIDLLPTLAEVGQAKIPSTKGNRELSPVQGKSLMPIFQDKEREGHDWIYFHFNDNRAIRRGNWKLVSAEWGRWELYDLSKDRSELHDLAGEFPERVDELKQLWHQAAKEIDGVPKRLRRSVSDRQPTFPPGQMTQRPRKTSGETK, from the coding sequence ATGATAAGGGGACGATCATTGGTCCGAAGATCGCATGTTTTTTATTGGGCTGCAGTTTTCGTTTTGTCTGCCACCCCAGTCCCGTCGTCCCCGGCCGCAGAAAAACCGTCGCGCCCAAATATTTTACTCATCATGCTGGACGATTTGGGGTTTTCAGATCTTGGCTGCTACGGCGCCCCGATCATTAAAACTCCAACCATCGACTCGCTGGCAAAGCAAGGCCTTCGTTTTTCTCAGTTCTACAACACATCAAAGTGCCATAGTTCGCGAATCTGTTTGCTGACGGGCAAGTACCCGTTCCAAGCGGGCAATCATGCGATGAACAAGGCGGTGACCATTGCCGAAGTACTCGGACCAGCGGGATATTTCACGGCCATGTCAGGCAAATGGCATCTCAAGGGTGAGCCGACTGAACGAGGATTTGACCGATATTTCGGCCATCTTTCGGGGGCGACAAACTTCTTTACCGGTGACAATTCGTTTCGTCTAAACGGAATGCCGTGGTCAGATTTCTCAGAAGACTTTTACACAACTGACGTCGTCACCGACTTTGCTTTAAAATTCGTCGACGAGTCACTTGCACTCGACAAGCCGTTCCTGATGTATGTGGCTTACAATGCCCCCCATTATCCACTCCAGGCGCCAGAGGCTGATGTGCGCAAATATCGACACCAATTCCTCGGTGGATGGGATCGATTGAGAAATCGGCGGCATCAAAAGATGAAAGACGAAGGGCTGATTCCCGCTGAACTGCAGTTGTCACCGCGACCCGATTATATCCCTGCTTGGAACCAACTCAGCGAAGAAGCAAAGAACTGGGAAGACTTTCGCATGGCCACCTATGCAGCCATGGTCGATCGTGTTGACCTCAACCTAAATCGCTTGATCAAACAACTGAGGGATAAGGGAGTCTGGGAGAATACCTTGCTGATGCTCTGTTCGGACAATGGCGCGTGCCCGTTTGAGCGGACGCGAGGCCGAGAAAAAAAACCCTGGGATCCAGCTTCCTATTGGACCTACGACGTGGGCTGGGCACACGTCGGTAACACGCCATTTCGCTGGTACAAGCAAAACCAACACGAGGGAGGTATTTCCTCGCCGCTGATCGTCCATTGGCCGGAAGGATTGAAAACCGATCCGGGTACCGTGACGCATCAACCAGGACATCTGATCGATTTACTTCCAACCCTTGCTGAAGTTGGCCAAGCAAAAATCCCCTCAACAAAAGGAAATCGCGAGCTTTCGCCAGTTCAGGGCAAATCCTTGATGCCAATCTTCCAAGATAAGGAACGCGAGGGCCACGACTGGATTTACTTTCACTTCAATGACAATCGGGCAATCCGTCGCGGCAACTGGAAACTCGTATCGGCCGAGTGGGGTCGCTGGGAACTGTATGATCTATCCAAGGATCGCAGCGAACTGCACGATCTTGCCGGTGAATTCCCTGAACGGGTCGACGAACTGAAACAACTGTGGCACCAAGCAGCAAAAGAGATCGACGGGGTGCCGAAACGACTACGCCGATCCGTCAGCGATCGGCAGCCGACCTTCCCACCCGGACAAATGACCCAACGGCCCCGAAAAACAAGTGGCGAAACGAAGTAA